One Salmo trutta chromosome 26, fSalTru1.1, whole genome shotgun sequence DNA window includes the following coding sequences:
- the clrn1 gene encoding clarin-1 produces MPSCQKKIIFSVAGVLSFGCVLIIAAAMGTQFWVQGTVLCTTGAQLVNATGQELDKFVGRVNYGLFHGQRVKQCGLGGRPFRFSFFPNLVDVIPASLHVTVIFFCVVLIFFSSVATGFFMYNAFGSPYETLHGPLGLYLWNFVCCFCSCLVMILFASEVKLHRLSDHIANFNEGTFVYKTHTEQFDHSFWLIFLTFLVHGLNILLIRVAGIQFPFQEAKESDVNTGASDLMY; encoded by the exons ATGCCAAGTTGTCAAAAGAAAATTATATTCTCTGTTGCCGGAGTGTTGAGTTTCGGATGCGTCCTCATTATTGCGGCCGCGATGGGGACGCAGTTTTGGGTCCAGGGGACTGTGCTGTGTACAACCGGGGCGCAACTTGTAAATGCCACAGGACAAGAGCTGGATAAATTTGTCGGTAGGGTTAACTATGGTCTCTTTCACGGACAGAGAGTGAAGCAATGTGGACTTGGTGGAAGACCCTTCAGATTTTCAT TTTTTCCGAACTTGGTGGACGTCATCCCAGCCAGTCTTCACGTCACTGTGATCTTCTTCTGcgtagtgctcatcttcttctcCTCTGTGGCCACAGGCTTCTTTATGTACAATGCCTTTGGTAGTCCCTATGAGACTCTGCACGGACCCCTGGGACTCTACCTCTGGAACTTCGTCTGCT GCTTCTGCAGCTGCCTGGTGATGATTCTGTTTGCCTCCGAGGTGAAGCTCCACCGGCTATCCGACCACATCGCCAACTTCAATGAGGGCACGTTTGTGTACAAGACGCATACAGAGCAATTTGACCACTCCTTCTGGCTCATCTTCCTTACCTTTCTCGTCCATGGCCTTAACATCCTGCTGATCCGTGTGGCTGGCATCCAGTTCCCCTTCCAGGAGGCTAAAGAGTCGGACGTGAACACCGGGGCATCAGATCTCATGTACTGA
- the LOC115162882 gene encoding probable G-protein coupled receptor 171 isoform X5, which translates to MMTLPTNSTDDTLPQCVVNDQMEPFSVLYILVFLTSMAANLVALWVFVHSYNAKKSINVYLVNLLTADLLLTLALPFKVAKDLGVAPWGLMVFHCQVSAVVVYISIYASIFFLTFVSVDCYMQISQSSRLFRIQEVGFARLMSVVVWLLVLLIMVPNMALPIQDIQEREFLSCSKLKQEVGLHWHGLAVFLCTILFLNASTAVLVSNGLVLKRLLASRNDPEQWRHARRATVNVTAVTAAYVVCFVPYHVVRTPYTLTQTEVITPDCQTKRHLFLAKESTLLLVVLHLCLDPVLYYYFSKGFRQRVREVFRSRRSRRDSNTNPTPDPAAEDLKLQPITAKE; encoded by the exons ATGATGACGCTTCCCACAAACTCCACCGATGACACCCTCCCTCAGTGCGTCGTCAATGACCAGATGGAGCCTTTTAGCGTGCTCTACATCCTGGTCTTTCTCACCAGCATGGCTGCCAACCTGGTGGCTCTGTGGGTGTTCGTACACAGCTACAACGCCAAGAAGAGCATCAATGTCTACCTGGTCAATCTCCTGACCGCTGACCTCCTGCTCACCCTGGCCCTGCCCTTCAAGGTGGCCAAAGACCTGGGTGTGGCGCCCTGGGGCCTCATGGTCTTCCACTGCCAGGTGAGCGCCGTGGTAGTCTACATCAGCATATATGCGTCCATCTTCTTCCTCACCTTCGTCAGCGTTGACTGCTACATGCAGATCAG CCAGAGCTCCAGACTGTTCCGTATACAGGAAGTGGGCTTCGCCAGGCTGATGTCAGTGGTGGTGTGGCTACTTGTGCTCCTCATCATGGTGCCCAACATGGCCCTGCCCATCCAGGACATCCAAGAGAGGGAGTTCCTGAGCTGCTCCAAGCTGAAGCAGGAGGTGGGACTCCACTGGCACGGCCTTGCAGTCTTCCTCTGTACCATCCTGTTCCTCAACGCGTCCACGGCCGTCCTCGTCTCCAACGGTCTGGTGCTAAAGAGGCTGCTGGCGAGCAGGAATGACCCTGAACAGTGGCGCCATGCTCGCCGTGCCACCGTCAATGTTACGGCGGTGACGGCAGCGTACGTGGTGTGCTTCGTGCCGTACCACGTGGTACGGACGCCCTATACGCTAACCCAGACTGAGGTCATCACTCCAGACTGCCAGACCAAGAGGCACCTCTTCCTGGCCAAGGAGTCCACATTACTGCTGGTGGTGCTGCACCTCTGCCTGGACCCCGTGCTCTACTACTACTTCTCCAAGGGATTCAGACAGAGGGTCAGGGAGGTGTTCAGGAGTAGGAGGAGCAGGCGGGATTCGAACACCAACCCAACACCTGACCCTGCAGCTGAAGACTTGAAGCTGCAGCCAATAACTGCcaaagagtag
- the LOC115162882 gene encoding probable G-protein coupled receptor 171 isoform X6, with product MMTLPTNSTDDTLPQCVVNDQMEPFSVLYILVFLTSMAANLVALWVFVHSYNAKKSINVYLVNLLTADLLLTLALPFKVAKDLGVAPWGLMVFHCQVSAVVVYISIYASIFFLTFVSVDCYMQIRLFRIQEVGFARLMSVVVWLLVLLIMVPNMALPIQDIQEREFLSCSKLKQEVGLHWHGLAVFLCTILFLNASTAVLVSNGLVLKRLLASRNDPEQWRHARRATVNVTAVTAAYVVCFVPYHVVRTPYTLTQTEVITPDCQTKRHLFLAKESTLLLVVLHLCLDPVLYYYFSKGFRQRVREVFRSRRSRRDSNTNPTPDPAAEDLKLQPITAKE from the exons ATGATGACGCTTCCCACAAACTCCACCGATGACACCCTCCCTCAGTGCGTCGTCAATGACCAGATGGAGCCTTTTAGCGTGCTCTACATCCTGGTCTTTCTCACCAGCATGGCTGCCAACCTGGTGGCTCTGTGGGTGTTCGTACACAGCTACAACGCCAAGAAGAGCATCAATGTCTACCTGGTCAATCTCCTGACCGCTGACCTCCTGCTCACCCTGGCCCTGCCCTTCAAGGTGGCCAAAGACCTGGGTGTGGCGCCCTGGGGCCTCATGGTCTTCCACTGCCAGGTGAGCGCCGTGGTAGTCTACATCAGCATATATGCGTCCATCTTCTTCCTCACCTTCGTCAGCGTTGACTGCTACATGCAGATCAG ACTGTTCCGTATACAGGAAGTGGGCTTCGCCAGGCTGATGTCAGTGGTGGTGTGGCTACTTGTGCTCCTCATCATGGTGCCCAACATGGCCCTGCCCATCCAGGACATCCAAGAGAGGGAGTTCCTGAGCTGCTCCAAGCTGAAGCAGGAGGTGGGACTCCACTGGCACGGCCTTGCAGTCTTCCTCTGTACCATCCTGTTCCTCAACGCGTCCACGGCCGTCCTCGTCTCCAACGGTCTGGTGCTAAAGAGGCTGCTGGCGAGCAGGAATGACCCTGAACAGTGGCGCCATGCTCGCCGTGCCACCGTCAATGTTACGGCGGTGACGGCAGCGTACGTGGTGTGCTTCGTGCCGTACCACGTGGTACGGACGCCCTATACGCTAACCCAGACTGAGGTCATCACTCCAGACTGCCAGACCAAGAGGCACCTCTTCCTGGCCAAGGAGTCCACATTACTGCTGGTGGTGCTGCACCTCTGCCTGGACCCCGTGCTCTACTACTACTTCTCCAAGGGATTCAGACAGAGGGTCAGGGAGGTGTTCAGGAGTAGGAGGAGCAGGCGGGATTCGAACACCAACCCAACACCTGACCCTGCAGCTGAAGACTTGAAGCTGCAGCCAATAACTGCcaaagagtag
- the LOC115162882 gene encoding P2Y purinoceptor 14 isoform X3, which yields MDSYFNTSSVQTMNYTVGNGSGSASCSLMEVSAHPFLTVTYSLIFLVGLVLNGFTVRVYFCRAQRRQSNMTVYLQNLAAADFFLSLCLPLRIANYATHNSTLMRHVYCNFGATAFYLNMYASILFMDYIAANSHPTAYRYLKIVRPLETHALQTVRAAHYISMATWVTLLAPSSAYLTVSLLTTWGADLIPGNIGCDALHSTQLLLLNKIIHSFSAAIFLFVLFSLLFFYWGTILRLRQAQLNQQKHPSCGSGRNLSRSKRNMLVLVAVFCVCFVPYHLVRLPYTFLRPFLRRCYWHQAFYYMKELTVLLSVLNACLDPLIYFIFCKSFRAQLGMQRRFSTTMAQPDSTAPPPGDGRISQGNLTTLSRTQTRTSFSMSRRASVI from the exons ATGGACAGCTATTTCAACACATCCTCTGTACAGACCATGAACTACACTGTGGGGAATGGTTCCGGGTCGGCCTCTTGCAGCTTGATGGAGGTCTCCGCCCACCCATTCTTAACCGTAACCTACTCCCTGATCTTCCTGGTGGGCCTGGTTCTCAACGGCTTCACGGTGCGGGTCTACTTCTGCCGAGCCCAGCGCCGCCAATCCAACATGACAGTATATCTGCAGAACCTGGCTGCGGCAGACTTCTTCCTCAGCCTGTGTCTGCCGCTCCGCATTGCCAACTACGCCACCCACAACTCGACCCTCATGCGCCACGTCTACTGCAACTTTGGAGCCACGGCCTTCTACCTCAACATGTATGCCAGCATCCTCTTCATGGACTACATCGCAGCCAACAG CCATCCTACTGCCTACAGGTACCTGAAGATCGTCCGTCCTCTGGAGACCCACGCCCTGCAAACGGTGCGCGCCGCCCACTACATCTCCATGGCAACCTGGGTCACCCTTCTGGCCCCATCATCTGCGTACCTGACCGTATCCCTCCTCACCACTTGGGGTGCAGATCTCATCCCCGGGAACATAGGCTGCGATGCCCTCCACAGCACCCAGCTTCTACTGCTCAACAAGATCATCCACAGTTTCTCGGCCGCCATCTTCCTCTTCGTTCTGTTTTCCCTCCTCTTCTTCTACTGGGGCACCATCCTCAGGCTGCGGCAGGCGCAGCTGAACCAGCAGAAACATCCTTCCTGTGGATCCGGAAGGAACCTCAGCCGCTCCAAGAGAAACATGCTAGTTCTGGTCGCTGTGTTCTGCGTGTGCTTCGTGCCGTACCACCTGGTACGCCTGCCCTACACCTTCCTCCGGCCCTTCTTGCGCAGGTGTTACTGGCATCAGGCCTTCTACTACATGAAGGAGCTGACCGTGCTGCTGTCAGTCCTCAATGCCTGCCTGGACCCACTCATCTACTTCATCTTCTGTAAGTCCTTCAGGGCCCAGCTGGGCATGCAGAGGCGTTTTAGTACGACAATGGCACAGCCAGACAGTACAGCCCCACCGCCAGGAGATGGGAGAATTAGCCAGGGGAACCTGACCACCCTGTCACGCACCCAGACAAGGACGTCGTTCAGCATGTCGAGACGGGCCAGTGTCATTTAG
- the LOC115162882 gene encoding P2Y purinoceptor 14 isoform X1 — MNSQAAYTVKGVGGMDSYFNTSSVQTMNYTVGNGSGSASCSLMEVSAHPFLTVTYSLIFLVGLVLNGFTVRVYFCRAQRRQSNMTVYLQNLAAADFFLSLCLPLRIANYATHNSTLMRHVYCNFGATAFYLNMYASILFMDYIAANSHPTAYRYLKIVRPLETHALQTVRAAHYISMATWVTLLAPSSAYLTVSLLTTWGADLIPGNIGCDALHSTQLLLLNKIIHSFSAAIFLFVLFSLLFFYWGTILRLRQAQLNQQKHPSCGSGRNLSRSKRNMLVLVAVFCVCFVPYHLVRLPYTFLRPFLRRCYWHQAFYYMKELTVLLSVLNACLDPLIYFIFCKSFRAQLGMQRRFSTTMAQPDSTAPPPGDGRISQGNLTTLSRTQTRTSFSMSRRASVI; from the exons ATGAATAGCCAGGCTGCATACACAGTGAAAGGAGTGGGAGGAATGGACAGCTATTTCAACACATCCTCTGTACAGACCATGAACTACACTGTGGGGAATGGTTCCGGGTCGGCCTCTTGCAGCTTGATGGAGGTCTCCGCCCACCCATTCTTAACCGTAACCTACTCCCTGATCTTCCTGGTGGGCCTGGTTCTCAACGGCTTCACGGTGCGGGTCTACTTCTGCCGAGCCCAGCGCCGCCAATCCAACATGACAGTATATCTGCAGAACCTGGCTGCGGCAGACTTCTTCCTCAGCCTGTGTCTGCCGCTCCGCATTGCCAACTACGCCACCCACAACTCGACCCTCATGCGCCACGTCTACTGCAACTTTGGAGCCACGGCCTTCTACCTCAACATGTATGCCAGCATCCTCTTCATGGACTACATCGCAGCCAACAG CCATCCTACTGCCTACAGGTACCTGAAGATCGTCCGTCCTCTGGAGACCCACGCCCTGCAAACGGTGCGCGCCGCCCACTACATCTCCATGGCAACCTGGGTCACCCTTCTGGCCCCATCATCTGCGTACCTGACCGTATCCCTCCTCACCACTTGGGGTGCAGATCTCATCCCCGGGAACATAGGCTGCGATGCCCTCCACAGCACCCAGCTTCTACTGCTCAACAAGATCATCCACAGTTTCTCGGCCGCCATCTTCCTCTTCGTTCTGTTTTCCCTCCTCTTCTTCTACTGGGGCACCATCCTCAGGCTGCGGCAGGCGCAGCTGAACCAGCAGAAACATCCTTCCTGTGGATCCGGAAGGAACCTCAGCCGCTCCAAGAGAAACATGCTAGTTCTGGTCGCTGTGTTCTGCGTGTGCTTCGTGCCGTACCACCTGGTACGCCTGCCCTACACCTTCCTCCGGCCCTTCTTGCGCAGGTGTTACTGGCATCAGGCCTTCTACTACATGAAGGAGCTGACCGTGCTGCTGTCAGTCCTCAATGCCTGCCTGGACCCACTCATCTACTTCATCTTCTGTAAGTCCTTCAGGGCCCAGCTGGGCATGCAGAGGCGTTTTAGTACGACAATGGCACAGCCAGACAGTACAGCCCCACCGCCAGGAGATGGGAGAATTAGCCAGGGGAACCTGACCACCCTGTCACGCACCCAGACAAGGACGTCGTTCAGCATGTCGAGACGGGCCAGTGTCATTTAG
- the LOC115162882 gene encoding P2Y purinoceptor 14 isoform X2, translating into MNSQAAYTVKGVGGMDSYFNTSSVQTMNYTVGNGSGSASCSLMEVSAHPFLTVTYSLIFLVGLVLNGFTVRVYFCRAQRRQSNMTVYLQNLAAADFFLSLCLPLRIANYATHNSTLMRHVYCNFGATAFYLNMYASILFMDYIAANRYLKIVRPLETHALQTVRAAHYISMATWVTLLAPSSAYLTVSLLTTWGADLIPGNIGCDALHSTQLLLLNKIIHSFSAAIFLFVLFSLLFFYWGTILRLRQAQLNQQKHPSCGSGRNLSRSKRNMLVLVAVFCVCFVPYHLVRLPYTFLRPFLRRCYWHQAFYYMKELTVLLSVLNACLDPLIYFIFCKSFRAQLGMQRRFSTTMAQPDSTAPPPGDGRISQGNLTTLSRTQTRTSFSMSRRASVI; encoded by the exons ATGAATAGCCAGGCTGCATACACAGTGAAAGGAGTGGGAGGAATGGACAGCTATTTCAACACATCCTCTGTACAGACCATGAACTACACTGTGGGGAATGGTTCCGGGTCGGCCTCTTGCAGCTTGATGGAGGTCTCCGCCCACCCATTCTTAACCGTAACCTACTCCCTGATCTTCCTGGTGGGCCTGGTTCTCAACGGCTTCACGGTGCGGGTCTACTTCTGCCGAGCCCAGCGCCGCCAATCCAACATGACAGTATATCTGCAGAACCTGGCTGCGGCAGACTTCTTCCTCAGCCTGTGTCTGCCGCTCCGCATTGCCAACTACGCCACCCACAACTCGACCCTCATGCGCCACGTCTACTGCAACTTTGGAGCCACGGCCTTCTACCTCAACATGTATGCCAGCATCCTCTTCATGGACTACATCGCAGCCAACAG GTACCTGAAGATCGTCCGTCCTCTGGAGACCCACGCCCTGCAAACGGTGCGCGCCGCCCACTACATCTCCATGGCAACCTGGGTCACCCTTCTGGCCCCATCATCTGCGTACCTGACCGTATCCCTCCTCACCACTTGGGGTGCAGATCTCATCCCCGGGAACATAGGCTGCGATGCCCTCCACAGCACCCAGCTTCTACTGCTCAACAAGATCATCCACAGTTTCTCGGCCGCCATCTTCCTCTTCGTTCTGTTTTCCCTCCTCTTCTTCTACTGGGGCACCATCCTCAGGCTGCGGCAGGCGCAGCTGAACCAGCAGAAACATCCTTCCTGTGGATCCGGAAGGAACCTCAGCCGCTCCAAGAGAAACATGCTAGTTCTGGTCGCTGTGTTCTGCGTGTGCTTCGTGCCGTACCACCTGGTACGCCTGCCCTACACCTTCCTCCGGCCCTTCTTGCGCAGGTGTTACTGGCATCAGGCCTTCTACTACATGAAGGAGCTGACCGTGCTGCTGTCAGTCCTCAATGCCTGCCTGGACCCACTCATCTACTTCATCTTCTGTAAGTCCTTCAGGGCCCAGCTGGGCATGCAGAGGCGTTTTAGTACGACAATGGCACAGCCAGACAGTACAGCCCCACCGCCAGGAGATGGGAGAATTAGCCAGGGGAACCTGACCACCCTGTCACGCACCCAGACAAGGACGTCGTTCAGCATGTCGAGACGGGCCAGTGTCATTTAG
- the LOC115162882 gene encoding P2Y purinoceptor 14 isoform X4: MNYTVGNGSGSASCSLMEVSAHPFLTVTYSLIFLVGLVLNGFTVRVYFCRAQRRQSNMTVYLQNLAAADFFLSLCLPLRIANYATHNSTLMRHVYCNFGATAFYLNMYASILFMDYIAANSHPTAYRYLKIVRPLETHALQTVRAAHYISMATWVTLLAPSSAYLTVSLLTTWGADLIPGNIGCDALHSTQLLLLNKIIHSFSAAIFLFVLFSLLFFYWGTILRLRQAQLNQQKHPSCGSGRNLSRSKRNMLVLVAVFCVCFVPYHLVRLPYTFLRPFLRRCYWHQAFYYMKELTVLLSVLNACLDPLIYFIFCKSFRAQLGMQRRFSTTMAQPDSTAPPPGDGRISQGNLTTLSRTQTRTSFSMSRRASVI, from the exons ATGAACTACACTGTGGGGAATGGTTCCGGGTCGGCCTCTTGCAGCTTGATGGAGGTCTCCGCCCACCCATTCTTAACCGTAACCTACTCCCTGATCTTCCTGGTGGGCCTGGTTCTCAACGGCTTCACGGTGCGGGTCTACTTCTGCCGAGCCCAGCGCCGCCAATCCAACATGACAGTATATCTGCAGAACCTGGCTGCGGCAGACTTCTTCCTCAGCCTGTGTCTGCCGCTCCGCATTGCCAACTACGCCACCCACAACTCGACCCTCATGCGCCACGTCTACTGCAACTTTGGAGCCACGGCCTTCTACCTCAACATGTATGCCAGCATCCTCTTCATGGACTACATCGCAGCCAACAG CCATCCTACTGCCTACAGGTACCTGAAGATCGTCCGTCCTCTGGAGACCCACGCCCTGCAAACGGTGCGCGCCGCCCACTACATCTCCATGGCAACCTGGGTCACCCTTCTGGCCCCATCATCTGCGTACCTGACCGTATCCCTCCTCACCACTTGGGGTGCAGATCTCATCCCCGGGAACATAGGCTGCGATGCCCTCCACAGCACCCAGCTTCTACTGCTCAACAAGATCATCCACAGTTTCTCGGCCGCCATCTTCCTCTTCGTTCTGTTTTCCCTCCTCTTCTTCTACTGGGGCACCATCCTCAGGCTGCGGCAGGCGCAGCTGAACCAGCAGAAACATCCTTCCTGTGGATCCGGAAGGAACCTCAGCCGCTCCAAGAGAAACATGCTAGTTCTGGTCGCTGTGTTCTGCGTGTGCTTCGTGCCGTACCACCTGGTACGCCTGCCCTACACCTTCCTCCGGCCCTTCTTGCGCAGGTGTTACTGGCATCAGGCCTTCTACTACATGAAGGAGCTGACCGTGCTGCTGTCAGTCCTCAATGCCTGCCTGGACCCACTCATCTACTTCATCTTCTGTAAGTCCTTCAGGGCCCAGCTGGGCATGCAGAGGCGTTTTAGTACGACAATGGCACAGCCAGACAGTACAGCCCCACCGCCAGGAGATGGGAGAATTAGCCAGGGGAACCTGACCACCCTGTCACGCACCCAGACAAGGACGTCGTTCAGCATGTCGAGACGGGCCAGTGTCATTTAG